Within the Malus sylvestris chromosome 4, drMalSylv7.2, whole genome shotgun sequence genome, the region GCCTCCGAGAACTCAAGTGTGTGCGTAGCAAAAGCTCTATTTGTTATACAAGATGATTTTATTTGTTGGTTTTCCACCGTACATAGTTTTGATTGTTTTTGGAATAATTTCGCTCcttgttttcttgaattttgCTTATATTGTGATGATATCGGAGTGAGTGGAGGGTGGAATGCCCAAAagaggaaaaataaaataaattttacaGTCTTTTCAAATACCCAAACTcatgaaaataaacaagttACAAGTTTTGGTGGGAGAATTTGTTCTAGAATCGAAATGTAACTCGTGTTCTTACATATACGATGAGTGTTGTAGACACAAAGACATATACAGTGAGAATCACGTGTAGGCTTCGGTTAGTTGTATAACACAGCTTTGTCTTTGGGGATGTACTTCTAGTAATAGAGacttttattttaaagaaaacatAGAGGAAGTTGACTGAATTGCCAGATTTGCCTGATCACCAATATTCCAATTATGTatacttatttttactttgctataaaGGAAAGTAATTGACGAAAAGATGCATACAATGTAATCCTTTccaaaatatattatgaaaaatattttctttgcaAGTGAAAACGAAGCAAAATCCAGCTCAGATTTAATTGCGAAAAGCTTGATATGGACTTAGTATCAATGTGACAAGCAAAGAAATTCCTGTTTGGTGTTAGGGGCCAAATATGAATTAATGGGTGCTAAATGTtagaaaattagaaatcaaagaaatttaTGTTGGGTGTTAGATAGGGGCGGAGCTATGAATGGGCTAGAATGGTTCCGGGCTTACCCTGACATTTGTTTTATAGAGAAAAAAATTAGAGCTATTGTTTTGATTTCCAAAGATTTTTTAGGGGATTAGGCCCCCCAACTTGAGGGGAGAAAGAGGAAGTTGGCGAGAAAATTGTTTCTTTTAGGAGACATTTGTTTGCTCTCACTAAGTGGGATTAGATTAGATTGGACTAGGTGTTAGTGTAGTCTCATGTTTGTTAAAGGAATGGACTAGCTTTAGTGAGATTAAACCTCACTCGCCTTGACTACAGGGCTCCCTAGATAGTCTTAGTGAGACCCCCCAATTACCATCGGATTGCTAAGACCCTTTTTTCTCTCGCGTTGTCCCACTCGACTCCTCGCTCTGCTTGACTCCTCATCCTACTTGACAACCTCGTCGGGACCATCCCAGGACCACCGCTGCGTCCTTGTAAATCACAACTTCCTCTGCCACTTTCTCTTCTTAGTTTTCTTCAGTTTTGTTTTGAAGATTCATGAAATTATTATTGGGTTTTgatagatttttgtttttgattgatttgtgggttttgattactacccatttgttttcaatttatctgctatttttccttttatgaaTTGAAATATAAAGTTGTTCTATGTAAATTCTGATCTGTTTTGTTATTAACTCATTAATTTCTACAGGTATATGGGTGAGGGTGAGGGTGATGATGAAACCAATGTTCAAGAAATCTTATACAAGGCTCGTTCATCTTCTAAACTGCAAATTTGGTTCTATTTGCCTATCAATTTGAGTTGTTGAAAGTTTGATAATTCTCCAAATTGCAAAAGCACCTGCAATtcgtgaagaagaagagggctATGCCCTTTTACTTTTCCATATattcattttgatatttttaatagaaaataaattaaaatataataataataataataatatattgttagttcaacttcttagtccgacactgcaccaaatgcttcactaagctagtcccgcttagtctagtctaacccagtccagcttagtccctgaagctaatcTAGTTTAAGATagtctggtgcaacaaacgcacccttagagTTTAATCTTTTTCACAAGGTGCTAGTGGTTGTTGACAAATTTGAATTCTGCTTCCATCCATGTGCGATTTTCATGTTCTCATTACATTTTTTGTTAGGTTGTTTTCTTCGCCACTTAGCATGGCTCCCAATTGATCAGAACGTACTAATGAAATGGAGtggaattgaaaaatcaacacCAGCGTCACCAAACAAGCAAACATCAAAATGGGTAGTAAAGTAGTAGTTAAGATGATGACCAGACGATGAATGAGATAATAGATTTGCGAGCGTGAGAGAGAGATTCATGAGTGTATTGCAGCGTTGTTTCAAAGTTGGCATTGTTGGTGGTGTTgcagtattttttttaaaaattattattacctTTGTGAGAGGCCCTTTCTAACCTAAAATCCCGACTCCATCATTCGACTACATATAAGTATAACTAGAACATCTAATACTTGCACATATTATATAATATTGGTGATTTTCAAAGGTGGCATTAGATCGGATGGGCCATCACTCTCATCGTACGATTTGGACATTACATAATTTGAATGTTTTATTCCTTAGATTCCAAGACAGAACAGTTGTGGACAGGCCCAAATAAAGATTGCAAATAAAGGGAAACATATGACAAGCAGATTGAGAGACTTGAGCATGCGTAGAAATGTAATTCTTACTTAGTTTTCTGCGACCTCACCTCACCTTACCTAGCAAGCTACAATTATCATTAGGGTTTGAGGGTAAGTCTTAGGACGTTGACCATTTGCCAGTTGAGGAGTAAGAGAGATGGACCTCTTAAAATTCTCCCGTCTGAATGCTAGTATGGATTGAGTCGTTTCTTTAACGTGATATTATTTGGTTATGCAAACGTTATAATTAAAATTATTCATTCTCTTTATTATCATGTAAAGATTATTTCTAgaaaattcattcaatttgaatatcaaataaatcaatttaaGGGATAACTCCTAGTAATGCCAAATTGCCAACAGAGCTGGCCCTGAGGGTGTGTAAGTGGTGCCACCGTACAGGGCCTTCAATTCGGAAAGGCCTCCGATTACGATTTTATTTTACCTATAGATATAGTATAAGTTTTTAAATTGCCCAATTGTCTTCCGCTTCTTATCCATAATCCATATCCATAAAACTGGGTTCGACTCTACCTGGCgcctttttttttgtgtttttttttaattttttgggtaTGTGGTGTTTatttaatgttttatttttatttcttttgtgttttattttaattgttttggtATTTAAAAGAATGAgttctgttttaattttgtttaatttaaagcatggtgtttcaaacccaaaaacatagGGGATGTAATTAGGTACCTAACCGCCACACtaagatttttgttttccttacaTCATCTCAATTATATGTGACCATAATtaaatgtaaaagaaaacatAGCAACAAAATGTTAGACCCTCTAAGGGCTTTTTATTAGGTATGTTAAAATAAAgagtttcaaacccaaaaacacagcaccgaatttttttcttttacatagCAAATAGATATCTAACCACAGCATGAAATTTTTTCTTTAACTCAATCTATAAataatcataaaaattaaaaagtaaaagaaaacatATCAACCAAAATTCTATACTTATTAAGGGCCTCATTGGAGTCTCGCACAGGGCCCCAAAATCTCAGGGTCAGCCTGATTGCCAATGGCTCTTTACGGATTCCGTCAGAAGGCGTTATTGGTCATCCGACCATATAAGTCGCTGCATAATAGGATTTGGCACTCAAACTTAACTTACAGAGTTTGTTTGATTGTGTCATTTGTCGTTCACCCCTATAAGCATGTCCATAAGAAATACTATCATTCAAACATTAAATTACGAATTTCGTCCAAATGTTTAACAATCACTGGTCCTAATAGGCCGTTCAACTTACACCACTTTTATCAATTTCCTTCTCCATTTTATGATCCCATCCTTGATAGGGTTAATTATTTTACTGCATAGattagaaatgaaaaaaattcacATTATCAGTCGACTATACTTGCACGAAAGACTGGTTATTATCGCCCCGATAAAAGGCGGACTATTGGATACATATTCCAAAAAATAaactatatattatttttttattatgcggtataaatttacaaattaacaaTATAACATGTCAAGTTTCACAAGCATTGAATTTCATTGCAACAACTTCAATTACATTGACATCGTGTTAGTCGTATTAGTTGAAAACAACAACCTTAGAAAGCATTGTGTTGTGTAGTTCGGATTCGAAGacctaaaagaaaaagaaagatactCACTTCCTATAACGCCATGACATCTAGAAACACTAATTTTACAATTTGTACGCTAAGTATTACAACACGAATTAATTGACTGTTTAACTGcataatcaattaaaatttggaCCACAACATGAACCTTGGCTTGTGCTTAATATCCCTCCAATAAAATAAGATCAGAAGGTAATTATGCTAATCGGAGATTAGTACTGATGGAACAGGTAAAATCTTACTTTAACCACACTCTAAAGTTCAGCTCGACCAACACCAAAGCGGAGCAGACAAGTAGAAACCATCTCAATAGTGAAGTTGAATGAACAATTACATTTTCGTGCCATCTCTATCTATGCTCTCCTATATTATGATGCCTTGACCTCTTTAGATTACACTTACTCTCATTGTAtcaatctagagagagagagagagagagagagagagagagaaagagagagagagagaaagagagagagagaataatgGGTTCTTCTCATTTGCCTTGTTCTACTTCAATGGCAGCTTTTCTGTTCAGTTTTTGTGTTGTGGCATTGTTGACGCCGGAGTTTGCTTCGGGCATAACAAGACACCACACTTTCAATGTACAATTTTTCATCACACCTTGAGAGCCTCAATATTCTTCTTTGAACTACttcatcttttttcttttactatCACGTAATGTTACCCATAACAGCTTCTTAAATTTAACTTCACTAGTTTTTaactgttttcttttatttatcatATGCAGATTAAGTATCATAATGTGACTAGATTGTGCAACACAAGGAGCATTGTAAGTGTGAATGAAAAATTCCCAGGTCCTAGGTTGGTGGCAAGGGAGGGTGACCAAGTCCTCATCAAAGTGGTCAATCATGTCTCAAACAATGTCACCATTCACTGGTATGcaatctattttatttatttgtttattaataAGGTGATATATATTAAATAGAAAATTATATATTGATGCCTTGACATTTATTTCTTTGAACAACTTCAATTTTCGTCCCTCAATATTTAATaatctcatttattaattatatattgatgttttatttctctttttctttctaattttaatatattaattacatTCTATATGTCTAAATTAGCAAATGTGGAGATTGAAAGGAAGAAACAAAGCTACTATTCATGTCTGTGTTTGTTATGTGTGTGAGAGCAGGCATGGGGTTAAACAACTTAGAAGTGGATGGGCAGATGGTCCAGCTTACGTTACCCAATGCCCTATACAGATGGGCCAGTCATACACATATAACTTTACCATCCAAGGGCAGAGAGGGACTCTGCTATGGCATGCTCACGTCTCATGGCTGAGATCTACCATCTATGGACCTATCATCATTCTCCCAAAGCGCAATGAGTCTTACCCTTTTGTGAAACCCTACAAGGAGGTCCCCATTCTTCTTGGTAATTAAGTATAGCAAGCCAGCTAGAATTAGTgacaattttgaaaatttgcatGGACATTAATGTTTGTGGAAATTGTTTTGATTTGCATGGATTTGGGTTTGTTGCAGGAGAGTGGTTTAATGTAGACCCTGAGGCTGTAATTAATCAGGCTCTTCAGACCGGTGGAGGACCCAATGTTTCGGACGCATTCACCATTAACGGTCTTCCAGGCCCCTTGTACAACTGTTCATCTAAAGGTAGTGTGTTTATGACATATTGTTATGTTATTAGACTATAAATGAGAATGCAAAGATGTCAAACTGTTTGACaacataacaaaataaattgtAATGCTTTTGTGTGGGCGGGTGGTTGTTTGCAGATGTATTCAAGTTAAAGGTCAAACCAGGGAAGACATACCTCCTCCGGTTGATCAACGCCGCTCTCAATGATGAGCTATTCTTTAGCATAGCCAACCACACTCTCACGGTGGTTGAAGCCGATGCTGTCTACACCAAACCCTTTGAAACCGATACGCTTCTCATCGCCCCAGGGCAAACCACAAACGTCCTCCTCAAAACCAAGCCCAATTCTCCCAATGCCACATTCCTCATCCTGGCAAGTCCTTACTTCACCGGGCGTGGAACCCTAGACAACACCACCACGGCTGGAATCCTCGAATATGAGCACCCGATAACCACTCTTCACACTTCCATCAAAACCCTTCCTCTCTTCAAACCGAGTCTTCCACCTTTCAATGCCACCAAGTTTGTCAATGTTACCCAATTCGTCCAAAACTTAGCCAAAAAATTCCGTAGCTTGGCTTCCAAGAAATTCCCCGCCAACGTTCCCCAAACCGTGGACAAAAAATTCTTCTTTACCATAGGTCTTGGAACAGCCCCTTGTCCCCAAAATTCAACTTGCCAAGGTCCCAATGGCCTGAAATTTGCAGCGTCTGTTAACAATTTCTCTTTTGCCCTTCCATCAACAGCAATGCTTCAAGCACATTTTTCTGGACAATCCAATGGAGTTTACACCACAGATTTTCCAGCCAATCCTCTAGTGACATTTAACTATACCGGAACGCCGCCAAATGTCACAAATGTGGCAAATGGCACGAAGGCATTGGTGCTGCCATTCAACACAAGTGTGGAGCTGGTACTGCAGGACACTAGCATTCTTGGTGCCGAGAGCCACCCTCTCCATTTACACGGTTTTAATTTCTTTGTAGTTGGACAAGGGTTTGGGAACTACGATCCTAACAAGGACCCTGCTAAGTTTAATCTGGTGGACCCCATCGAGAGGAACACGGCTGGTGTTCCGGCTGGTGGGTGGATTGCGGTTCGTTTCTTAGCAGACAATCCAGGTACACTCAACTCACAGTTCAGTAACAAAACATAATGAATTGTCTCGATGAGTAATTTGTAACATTTAATGATATGTTTTTCAGGGGTGTGGCTTATGCACTGTCATTTGGATATCCATACAAGTTGGGGGCTGAGGATGGCGTGGATCGTCCAGGATGGACCGCAAGCGAATCAAAAGCTGCCACCTCCGCCGTCCGATCTTCCGAAGTGTTGATTTTGAGTCACAATCTGTCCGGATTTCCCTTTTTCTTGAGTGAACTTGTAATGATACCTCCCCCTTTTGGCATTAACTTAATATTCATTACATGATAAATTATGATTATATTATTTTGCTACATTAACATCTCCCGAGTCATGAAAAGAATATTACGGATTTTCTTTCTCCGGAGAGATGTTTTGTGTACATAATTCGTGGTGTATTTTTTTTGGAGTGAAAGTCTTCGTTCATATGGTTGATGAATGTAAAGTTTTACACCGGAAATCAAACTGAATTAAACACAATTCAAGTTAAATGGTTTGAATAGCATGTGCATCGAggttttttttgtataaaatccCACTCATTGGATCGCACATGCGGGTAAGTTGGAGGCCGATCATCCTTGTAAATATCTTATCGTTTATTTGAAAAAAGAGTTGGGGCTCCCTAGTGTGCGAGAACCAAAACTCTTTCAAGATTAATCCTGGTCaacatattttatatatatatatatatatatatttttttttttttttttttttaaatacagaTTTATTGCTCCACATTGGAGCAATGAGTTCTACAGCATTAGCGAGGAAAAATACTGCTCGAATTCTTGATCAATGGTTGGCTTCCTGCTGCTGCCTGCTGATTGACCCTCTGCAAACACGACGACGAAAATTCTATGCCGATCAGTAAATGgtaaaaacaaagataaattccACATGTAAAGGCAAACAGAAATTCCTTGAACAGAAACTTTCAATAGGACACCTGAATTACCTTGGTTCACACTCCATCTTCCGGATGAAAGTACATATGTGTTCGGCTTCAAACCGTTGGGGTAGATGAGATCTTCGCAACCTGTGTCCATACATTCCTCAATGCAGTCATCTCCGTATTCTGCGAAAATGTAATCCATCCGGTTTCCAAATTCCTGGATGTGTTCTTCAAGATTCTGAAATTCTTGTATTTTGTCGTGTGGATGCATAGGTTGATGGTCTCCATTCACATATTTTAGTTCATCTACACTATGGCTGATGCCTTTCCCTGATGAAGTGGAAGGCCTATCGTATTGGCATGTCTGTGCATACACGGGCCCGACTTTAGAATCACCATAAACCGACGTTGCATAACCAGAATCTCGGGCGAAACTATTGCTGCCTCCTCCAGATTCAGGTTCAGACCTGTCATCCAGGGATGCACCGTCTATCTTTCTGTTCAGTGTCTGTTTTTGCATATTCTTTATTTCAAGGTTTCCATCAAACATGGAGACGGATTCATCAGATGGAAATACTCGTGCCCAGCACCTGTGCTTTGGTGGTGGCAAGCCTAATTGCTCCTCgtgaaattttcttttcttcatcgGACTTATAACATTCATGACAGGGAAGCTGTTTAAGACATTAATAGCAGAACAAAGATGAGAAAAGCTGCAATTACCAATAAAACTTGGACTATCAGAACTAGCAGCTATTTCAAGTTTCCTAGATTTttgacaagaaaacaaaaagagggATTAGGTCAACATGGGGCCTCTTTAGGACtgcttctggaaaaaaaaaggctttcTGACAACCAAAAACTTTACTGACTACATTCGGctgaaaaacttaaaaaagcttcaggATCATAGAAGCACTTTCCGAAGAAACACAGCAAGATTCTGGATTTCTACTCCTTTTATTTTACATGATCTATTAAAAGCACTTCTAGCAAAAGTGCTTATAAGCATATGTGCTTCTTAAAGAAGAAGTCCCAAACAGGCCTCCCATTGAGTCTCATCTGTAAAATAAAGTGGAATATTGCTCCGATAAAAAATATTCAACCTTGAGTTTGAATCATTGACCAAGGGCTGGTTTGCTGAGCTCAGGGAAGCAACAATTGGACATTGAATTCATCTCTACCTCAAAATTGCCTcctttaaacccaaaaaaaatcccaaaaatgaCAATTAATTAACAACACGCTCTAAATTTGGCTACTTGCAGCTGAACTCAGCAGTAACAATTAATCCGCTCGTCAAATTTAGCTACTTGATTAAGTCAAACAGTTAACAAACAAAGAGCTAGTGATctgaaaaaatgattaaaaaaggTTGAAAGTAAgcacacaaaaaaaacaaaaagaaacccaGAAACCCAGAAACCAAAACCTGTGGATCTCAGATGGGTTCTCTTTGAATCCTTCCATCTCCATGTCGATCTAGAGAAACGAACTGGACGAGTTAACTCAACTCAGCTCAACTCAGTGAGACGAAGGAAAATGATACAGATTGGGCTCCGAGGATTGCTACCTGCAATGCGTACGGGAGAGAAACATGGATATTCCTCTCCCTGTCTCTGTCTCACTCAACGGTTACAAGGTAGCGCGTGTTCTGCAGGCAAGGAGATTTAGTCTTGCGCGTGTTACGGTTTGCATGGGAGCCGCGTGGTGGATGATGAGTCGGATAGAGCCATTGCGAGTCCACGTGGTTTGGCGCGAAGATCCTTGGTTCAATCAGCGACCCATCAAGTTGGCACAGAGTCGAATGTACACAAACGCATCATTTTTTTATacagagttttaacaaaacaattCCTTTTATCACAAAAATGACATTTGTACTCTAAAAAGTAACTTCTGTTACTATttacttacaacacatttttttcattttgattaaaattcaaagtttttaaatttttttcattagttttttttttttattattcaaatcaCCATTTGAAAGCAAAAATCTATTGCATACACCCAGTGGCGGAGTCTTTGTATTTGATCGCTGTAAACAACTAAAGCAAACTAAATTGCAATCTCATCCTCTacttcttctattttcttttattatatttgtctttcattttcttttttcttgtatGCGACTCTATTGTGTACATCATATACTCGATGAAATACTTTAGTTGAAAAACCTTGACTATCTTTAACATTACTACATAGTATCTTACAAAAAGTAGTAATTGTCAACATATGTTGGCACAAACTTTTGAATaatgttgactagaattaacATGTGCCTACTAAGTGCTTGACGAAATGGCCTAATGATGCTTTTTTCAATGATGTTATAACCCTATTATTTGAAAATTCTGGCTACAACCCTGCATATActtaacataaaaacaaagatttttcagtgtgcttAAAACACAGCCTAATACATCAAGTGTAACAAtacaattggttgaaaacttagaaaaaaaatttctaaatattGTATTATGACTAAGGTTTTAAAAGATGCTAGGTGCTAGTTGGGGGCTGGCTGGGGCTTAGCTCCTAGGCGGGGTCTAGGCTAACTAAGTGGATTTAactaaatctattatattttgtataaataagtatctatttatacttaaaatatatataatttcatcataaactacaaaaatagaatgacatatatatataatgagctATTGGAACATGATGAAAACATagggaacaaacatataatgtgtgttcattccagtttcaacaagtctcttacaatttattggaaaaaataaaatgtaaaataaaagttatctatttttttgtctaagtgagtcaGTGCCTAGACGGGTTTGGGTGGGTTAGGCGGGTGCCTAGCGGTCTAGGTAGGCGCCTCATCAAGTCTAGGTGTCAATTTTCAAACGCTTAGGTATTATTCGAGGCGGTGGCCAGCCGCCTAGCGATGCCTAGGCAGGAATTTTTAGAATAGTGATTATGACACTGGTATATTGGGTCGTGTTCCTggtacactgaaaaatttctccacaaaAGTGAGCGTCACTTTAATGTCACTTACCACTAGTCTTTAAAATATCATTATCAGTGAAAATATTGATATGCAAATTTATGCATATACCAATAGATATCAATATTGATATCGGTTGTCTTCGAtcgaaataatgaaaatttGCTTAAAAAcgtgaaaatttaaaatgaaactttagaGAATatatgttgaccctagaaactaccaagcctacgtggcacgcaagccgagtaatctataagctaactacgtcattaggtgaatgcggggcgtgccaactcgtcggccgagctcgatcGAGGAGTAagtttgttgatgttgcgttgggtgcgcgacTGACTTCTGCATCTTGCGATTgtgaccgaggaaggaacacgtctcggcctcttgggttctcgaacctgaagacaaggctactattcttacaaagttcacaaatcgttgtCGTCTGATttggtcacagtgatgttattcgtcag harbors:
- the LOC126620063 gene encoding laccase-17-like; the protein is MGSSHLPCSTSMAAFLFSFCVVALLTPEFASGITRHHTFNIKYHNVTRLCNTRSIVSVNEKFPGPRLVAREGDQVLIKVVNHVSNNVTIHWHGVKQLRSGWADGPAYVTQCPIQMGQSYTYNFTIQGQRGTLLWHAHVSWLRSTIYGPIIILPKRNESYPFVKPYKEVPILLGEWFNVDPEAVINQALQTGGGPNVSDAFTINGLPGPLYNCSSKDVFKLKVKPGKTYLLRLINAALNDELFFSIANHTLTVVEADAVYTKPFETDTLLIAPGQTTNVLLKTKPNSPNATFLILASPYFTGRGTLDNTTTAGILEYEHPITTLHTSIKTLPLFKPSLPPFNATKFVNVTQFVQNLAKKFRSLASKKFPANVPQTVDKKFFFTIGLGTAPCPQNSTCQGPNGLKFAASVNNFSFALPSTAMLQAHFSGQSNGVYTTDFPANPLVTFNYTGTPPNVTNVANGTKALVLPFNTSVELVLQDTSILGAESHPLHLHGFNFFVVGQGFGNYDPNKDPAKFNLVDPIERNTAGVPAGGWIAVRFLADNPGVWLMHCHLDIHTSWGLRMAWIVQDGPQANQKLPPPPSDLPKC
- the LOC126620064 gene encoding protein FAR-RED ELONGATED HYPOCOTYL 1-like isoform X1 translates to MEMEGFKENPSEIHSFPVMNVISPMKKRKFHEEQLGLPPPKHRCWARVFPSDESVSMFDGNLEIKNMQKQTLNRKIDGASLDDRSEPESGGGSNSFARDSGYATSVYGDSKVGPVYAQTCQYDRPSTSSGKGISHSVDELKYVNGDHQPMHPHDKIQEFQNLEEHIQEFGNRMDYIFAEYGDDCIEECMDTGCEDLIYPNGLKPNTYVLSSGRWSVNQEGQSAGSSRKPTIDQEFEQYFSSLML
- the LOC126620064 gene encoding protein FAR-RED ELONGATED HYPOCOTYL 1-like isoform X2; translated protein: MNVISPMKKRKFHEEQLGLPPPKHRCWARVFPSDESVSMFDGNLEIKNMQKQTLNRKIDGASLDDRSEPESGGGSNSFARDSGYATSVYGDSKVGPVYAQTCQYDRPSTSSGKGISHSVDELKYVNGDHQPMHPHDKIQEFQNLEEHIQEFGNRMDYIFAEYGDDCIEECMDTGCEDLIYPNGLKPNTYVLSSGRWSVNQEGQSAGSSRKPTIDQEFEQYFSSLML